From one Pararge aegeria chromosome 21, ilParAegt1.1, whole genome shotgun sequence genomic stretch:
- the LOC120633144 gene encoding (2R)-3-sulfolactate dehydrogenase (NADP(+))-like has translation MPEVRVEEAQRFMEESLLAGGAPLSEAKAHADLLLHADIVGHYSHGMNRLELYINDMKSGVCNPHAEQIILKETAATAWVDGCDGLGATVGNFCMDLAIKKAKEFGVGWVAVKRCNHNGMAGYWALKAEKEGLIGMSFTNSAPIMVPTRSKQRACGTNPISLAAPATGGDSIVVDLATTTAAMGKVEMQVRKGEPLPEGWALGPDCKPTTDPQLAFETGHLLPLGGFEKTSGYKGYCLSAMVEVLCSGLSGSRATHNVPQWSHTQTEAPNLGQCYVAVDPDCFAPGFGERIADCLQHWRNLEPVDPTLPVLAPGDKEKKNAKITNARGTIMYPQSQLDSAQIFAERIGIRPLEAVKA, from the exons ATGCCTGAGGTACGAGTAGAAGAAGCACAGAGGTTTATGGAGGAGAGTCTGTTGGCTGGAGGGGCGCCGCTATCGGAGGCTAAGGCACACGCTGACCTTCTGCTCCACGCGGACATTGTTGGGCACTATAGCCATGGCATGAACAGACTTG AGCTATACATAAACGATATGAAGTCAGGTGTCTGCAATCCACACGCGGAACAGATAATCCTGAAGGAAACTGCTGCGACCGCATGGGTGGACGGCTGTGATGGTCTGGGAGCCACCGTTGGAAACTTCTGCATGGACTTAGCCATCAAAAAGGCCAAGGAGTTCGGAGTTGGATGGGTTGCTGTAAAAC GTTGCAACCACAACGGCATGGCTGGCTACTGGGCACTGAAAGCCGAGAAGGAAGGTCTTATAGGCATGTCGTTTACGAACTCTGCACCCATCATGGTCCCTACAAGATCGAAGCAG AGAGCTTGTGGCACAAACCCAATTTCATTGGCCGCACCTGCGACCGGTGGTGATTCTATTGTTGTTGATCTGGCGACCACTACTGCTGCTATGGGAAAG GTCGAGATGCAAGTACGTAAAGGTGAACCGCTACCCGAAGGATGGGCTTTAGGTCCGGATTGCAAACCAACTACAGATCCACAGTTG gcgTTTGAAACTGGCCACCTTTTACCTTTGGGCGGTTTCGAGAAAACCAGCGGATATAAGGGATACTGCCTCAGTGCTATGGTAGAAGTGTTATGCAGTGGACTTTCtg GATCCCGTGCAACTCACAACGTACCCCAATGGTCTCACACACAGACAGAGGCTCCGAACCTAGGGCAGTGTTACGTAGCGGTGGATCCCGACTGCTTCGCTCCCGGCTTCGGGGAGAGAATAGCCGATTGCTTGCAACACTGGAGAAACTTGGAACCG GTTGATCCAACGCTTCCCGTGCTTGCACCAGGGGACAAGGAAAAAAAGAATGCGAAGATCACAAATGCAAGAGGCACCATAATGTATCCACAGTCACAGTTAGATTCCGCGCAAATCTTTGCCGAAAGAATCGGCATACGACCTCTGGAAGCTGTTAAAGCATGA